Part of the Paenibacillus aurantius genome, CATGGCTTCCCATTCGGTCATGTCGAGCTCATTGGTCTGCAGCTTCAAGTGGTTGATGACGATTTCGTCCAGCCCTTGATCGCGCATCATCAGAGGAACTTCATATAGAGTATCCGCATCGATCATTTCGATAACGGCGTTAGCGTCGATGTCACAGAACAAGGCGAGCTTGCGCTTCATGTCTTCCGATAGAGGCTTCTCCGTCCGGCAGACGATCATGTTCGGCTGGATGCCGATGCTGCGGAGCTCTTTTACGCTGTGCTGGCTCGGCTTGGTCTTGAGCTCACCGGCCGCTTTCAGATAAGGAATCAAGGTCACGTGAATGTACATAACATTCTCACGGCCGATGTCGCTCTTGATCTGACGGATGGCCTCCAGGAAAGGAAGGCTCTCGATGTCGCCTACCGTACCGCCGATCTCCGTGATGACGACGTCGGCTTGAGTCTCGCGGCCCGCGCGGAAAACGCGGTCTTTGATCTCGTTCGTAATATGGGGGATAACCTGAACCGTGCCGCCGAGGTATTCGCCTCTGCGTTCCTTGGTAATGACCGAGGAGTAAACCTTACCGGTCGTTACATTGCTGTTCTTCGAAAGATTGATATCGATAAAGCGCTCATAGTGGCCGAGGTCCAGGTCCGTCTCCGCGCCGTCGTCGGTTACGAAAACTTCCCCGTGCTGATACGGACTCATGGTCCCCGGGTCTACGTTAATGTAAGGATCGAACTTCTGAATGGTTACCTTAAGGCCGCGGTTCTTCAGAAGCCGCCCGAGCGATGCCGCTGTAATCCCTTTGCCCAAGGAGGATACAACCCCGCCGGTTACAAAAATATATTTCGTCACTTGATTACCCCCTGTGGATTTTAGCATGGTGCCTTGAAGCCCGTCCGGTATATAGGGAAGGTTTCCACCCCGGCCGGAAATTATTACTTCCCGCCATGAGACGGGCGGCCTTCGGAACGCTTCCGAATGAGCCTGAGACGCTCTCTCTCCTTACCTACGGAAACGAAAAAAACGGAAAAAAGAAAGCAAAAAAACAAAAAAGTGACACCCGTACAGACGGGGCACTTTAGGGAATGTCAGTATGGAATTCAATTGTAAATCTTTAGCCCATGCAATAGTTTACTCTGACTTCGTCCGCACTGTCAAGACGAGATTGATCGTTATTTGTCGTCTGCGTCTTCCTCATCGTCTAAGTCGGAATCTTCCTCGTCCTCGGCGTCTTCATCGACCTCATCGATGTCGGATTCGTCTGCCTCTTCGTCCTCGATTTCTTCCTCGAAGAATTCTTCTTCCTCTTCCTCTTCGGCTACCTCTTCGCTGTCCTCATTAAAGGCATCGAAGTCTTCCTCTTCGGCCGTATAGGTTTCCTCTTCCTCTTGGTAATCCTCTTCGTCCAGATCGTCGTCGTCATCGTTGATGATACGCGGACGCTTGCCGCTTGCCACGGCATCGTCGGATTTATTGTCAACCGGATACCAGCGCTTCAATCCCCACAGGTTGTTGCCGACGCAGGCGAACCGGCCGTCCACATTAATTTCGGTATAAAGCTGGGCGATGACGTCCATCATCTTCTCTTCATCAAAGCCTTTGATTTTGGCGATCTCGTTCATCAGGTCCCGGTAATAAAACGGCGTATTCGCGGCCTTCAGCACCATGAAAGCCAGATCGACCATCGCCATTTCCTTGGCCTTGTCGGCCGGTACGGACAATGTATATTGGTTACTCATTCAAAACCCTTCCTCTCGCACGGTTTTGCGATAGCTGTTTCCATTCTACCCGTTATCTTCATATAGTAAAACCTATTTTATCTAAAAATGCAACAACCCTTGCCCGCCCGAACCGCGAGGCTTCCGAACAGGAAGAAGGGTCCCCGGGACGTGAAAAAGCGGGGGAATCCCCCCGCTCATGACTGTATCCGCCCCGGAAAACGCGAATTATCCCGATCCGCCTTGATCCCCGTAGCAAGGGTTCCGATACCAACCCTCTCTTCATCCTATGTCGATGCCCTTGGTTTGACACGGGCGGGCGACTAAATATTTCGGGCAGGGCGGACTACCCATGCGGGCAGAGAGGCTCCGACATAGGATGTCACAAAAGAATTTTCAGCGGAAAAGGGGAAATTCCATTGAACGTGAACGAATGGCTCCACCACATCTGCGAGGAAATCGGCAGTGAGGATTCCGCACCCCCCAGCTATTTGCTCCGTTTCGCAAGCGAGGACACGTACCGGAAATGCCTGGCCGAAAGAGACCGGCTCCTGCCGGCCTTGCCCCAGCTTGCCCGGCTGAAGCCCATCGGGCTGATCCGGGGATTCTCCTGTCCCCTTATCTCGCCCTCTAAGCTTGCCCGCGGCCGCGGAATAGTCACGATTGAACCCGATGAGAAACACGCGCTCGTCCATGGACTGGCGGAGTTCGCCTCCAAGCCCTCCGCCGGAAGCCTGCACGTCAGCGGACGGTACTGGATTCCCTGGGGAGTAAAAGAGATCAAAGCTCCTTCCGTCTGGAACCGTTCCAAAGGAAACGCCGTCCGGATCGGCGTGATCGATACCGGAATCGACTACAACCATCCCGATCTGAAGGCAGCGGCAATCGGGGGCGTCAATCTGGTGCACCGTCACCTGCCTCCCATCGACGACAACGGGCACGGAACCCACATCGCGGGCACCATTGCGGCCGCTTCGGAGCGCCTAGGCATTATCGGAGTCGCCCCCGGGGCCCACATTTATGCGGTAAAGGCCTTTGACCATAACGGCACGGCTT contains:
- a CDS encoding CTP synthase, which encodes MTKYIFVTGGVVSSLGKGITAASLGRLLKNRGLKVTIQKFDPYINVDPGTMSPYQHGEVFVTDDGAETDLDLGHYERFIDINLSKNSNVTTGKVYSSVITKERRGEYLGGTVQVIPHITNEIKDRVFRAGRETQADVVITEIGGTVGDIESLPFLEAIRQIKSDIGRENVMYIHVTLIPYLKAAGELKTKPSQHSVKELRSIGIQPNMIVCRTEKPLSEDMKRKLALFCDIDANAVIEMIDADTLYEVPLMMRDQGLDEIVINHLKLQTNELDMTEWEAMVKNVKELKHQTEIAIVGKYVALHDAYLSIVEALSHAGFASNTEVKIRWINAEEVYDHNVDELLQGVQGILVPGGFGDRGIEGKVIAIRYAREKKVPFFGICLGMQVAVIEYARNVLNLEGANSSEINPATAYPVIDLLPEQKDIEDMGGTMRLGLYPCKLAQGSLAMQCYGEELVYERHRHRYEFNNAFREQVESAGLKITGTSPDGRLVEMVELPGHPWFLAVQFHPEFTSRPNRPQALFREFIKAAFQKEESVN
- the rpoE gene encoding DNA-directed RNA polymerase subunit delta; protein product: MSNQYTLSVPADKAKEMAMVDLAFMVLKAANTPFYYRDLMNEIAKIKGFDEEKMMDVIAQLYTEINVDGRFACVGNNLWGLKRWYPVDNKSDDAVASGKRPRIINDDDDDLDEEDYQEEEETYTAEEEDFDAFNEDSEEVAEEEEEEEFFEEEIEDEEADESDIDEVDEDAEDEEDSDLDDEEDADDK
- a CDS encoding S8 family peptidase produces the protein MNEWLHHICEEIGSEDSAPPSYLLRFASEDTYRKCLAERDRLLPALPQLARLKPIGLIRGFSCPLISPSKLARGRGIVTIEPDEKHALVHGLAEFASKPSAGSLHVSGRYWIPWGVKEIKAPSVWNRSKGNAVRIGVIDTGIDYNHPDLKAAAIGGVNLVHRHLPPIDDNGHGTHIAGTIAAASERLGIIGVAPGAHIYAVKAFDHNGTAFVSDIVYGIDWCVRNRMNIINMSFGMKTPSKALQDAVKAAYRAGTIVVASSGNEGKLGEIDFPARFPCTIAVGATSRQKKIAPFSNRGRKVDLYAPGHKIVSTWLGGKYHEMSGTSMATSHVSGVIALMLSLRPGLTPRAIKEILLKQATDLPSGKRSSSAGEVNALLSVQSALG